Proteins encoded within one genomic window of Phototrophicus methaneseepsis:
- a CDS encoding aldo/keto reductase: MAVVTAEASGTFLLGGDIPIHRLGFGAMRITGKGIWGEPDDKDEARRVLKRLPELNINFIDTADSYGPFVSEDLIHEVLYPYRDMVIATKGGLTRHGPDIWPPLGRPEYLRQCVLMSLRRLSVERIDLWQLHRIDPKVDRNEQFQVIADMQSEGLIRHVGLSEVSIEEIEAAQQYFPVVSVQNLYNLVHRKSEDVLDYCEHQNIAFIPWFPLSAGKLAEEGSQLSDIAARLGATPSQIALAWILKRSPVMLPIPGTGSLAHLEENTAAASLELSDEDFQTLDELGKAEWASN, encoded by the coding sequence GTGGCTGTTGTAACGGCTGAAGCAAGTGGAACATTTCTATTAGGTGGCGACATACCCATTCATCGCCTTGGATTTGGGGCTATGCGCATCACAGGTAAAGGCATATGGGGAGAGCCAGATGATAAAGACGAAGCGCGACGCGTCCTCAAGCGACTCCCCGAACTGAACATCAATTTTATTGATACAGCAGATTCTTATGGACCTTTCGTGAGCGAAGATCTCATTCACGAGGTGCTCTACCCTTATCGCGATATGGTGATTGCGACCAAAGGTGGCCTGACACGTCATGGCCCGGATATCTGGCCGCCCCTAGGGCGTCCGGAATATTTACGCCAATGTGTCCTTATGAGTTTACGCCGATTGAGTGTGGAGCGTATTGATCTATGGCAGCTCCATCGTATTGATCCAAAAGTTGACCGGAACGAACAATTCCAGGTCATTGCAGATATGCAAAGCGAAGGTCTCATTCGTCATGTAGGCCTGAGCGAAGTCAGCATTGAAGAGATTGAAGCAGCCCAGCAATATTTCCCCGTCGTCAGCGTACAAAACCTCTATAATCTCGTCCATCGTAAAAGCGAGGATGTTCTGGATTACTGTGAGCATCAGAACATCGCTTTTATTCCCTGGTTCCCCCTATCAGCCGGGAAGCTTGCCGAAGAAGGCAGCCAATTGAGCGATATCGCAGCACGCCTCGGGGCAACACCTTCACAGATTGCCCTGGCATGGATTTTGAAGCGAAGTCCAGTCATGCTGCCAATCCCAGGTACAGGCAGCCTCGCCCATCTGGAAGAAAACACCGCAGCCGCCAGCCTTGAACTCAGCGATGAAGACTTCCAGACGCTCGACGAGCTTGGCAAAGCCGAGTGGGCCAGTAACTAA
- a CDS encoding ABC transporter ATP-binding protein: MIEVKGVTKAYDKAIVVNNVTLEIPAGGITSIIGPNGAGKSTLLSMISRLLPMDAGQVLIDGLDVVSTPSDALARRLSILRQDNHLGSRLTVRDLVTFGRYPYSKGRPTTDDLKHVQKALNYLQLENMADRFLDELSGGQRQRAFVAMVLCQDTDYILLDEPLNNLDMKHAVGIMQLLHHTASEFGKTIILVLHDINFASCYSDHIIAMKQAKVAYQGAPKDIIRSDVLHDIYDIQIHVETINGQRIAIYYQS; the protein is encoded by the coding sequence ATGATTGAAGTCAAAGGCGTTACTAAGGCCTATGATAAGGCAATCGTTGTTAACAACGTCACACTGGAGATTCCAGCTGGTGGGATCACTTCGATTATCGGGCCAAACGGTGCAGGAAAATCGACTTTACTTTCGATGATAAGTCGCCTATTACCCATGGATGCGGGTCAGGTGTTGATCGATGGACTAGATGTCGTTTCAACGCCCAGTGATGCACTAGCACGCCGCTTATCAATTTTGCGACAAGATAATCATCTTGGGTCTCGTCTGACTGTTCGCGATCTGGTTACTTTTGGACGTTATCCTTATTCTAAAGGTCGCCCCACAACCGATGACCTCAAGCATGTACAAAAAGCGCTGAACTATCTCCAACTCGAGAATATGGCAGATCGCTTCCTGGATGAGCTCTCCGGCGGACAACGACAGCGTGCTTTTGTCGCAATGGTGCTGTGCCAGGATACGGACTATATTCTGCTGGATGAGCCCTTGAATAACCTCGACATGAAGCACGCTGTTGGCATCATGCAGCTTTTACATCATACAGCCAGCGAGTTTGGCAAGACGATCATTCTTGTACTCCATGACATTAATTTCGCATCATGTTATTCGGATCATATTATCGCTATGAAGCAAGCAAAGGTTGCTTACCAGGGAGCACCAAAAGACATCATTCGTTCGGATGTCTTACATGACATCTATGATATCCAAATCCATGTAGAAACAATCAATGGTCAACGCATTGCAATCTACTACCAGTCCTGA
- a CDS encoding iron chelate uptake ABC transporter family permease subunit, whose product MIGVVILFMTLDAKGSWDFVLRFRGTKVIALTLVAYAIAVSTVLFQTISNNRILTPSIMGFDALYILIQTTLIFTVGSQRVVTIDPRIRFGMEIILMVVFAGILYRWLFGGTRRSLHLVMLVGIIFGVLFRSISGFMQRIIDPNEFAILQDMLFASFNSFDRELLAVSVVLIVGVSVMLWRIRHTFDVLALGRDMAINLGVNYYQTVSIILIGVTALVAISTALVGPVTFFGLLVANLAYQIVGSHKHVWILPCAILLAMLSLIGGQIIVERVFSFNTSLSIIVEFLGGIMFIFLLIRESSR is encoded by the coding sequence ATGATCGGGGTGGTCATCCTCTTTATGACTTTGGATGCTAAAGGAAGCTGGGATTTTGTTTTACGCTTCCGTGGAACGAAAGTCATTGCACTTACCCTCGTCGCCTATGCAATTGCCGTTTCCACAGTCTTGTTCCAGACAATCTCCAACAACCGCATTCTGACGCCATCAATTATGGGCTTTGATGCGCTGTATATCCTCATCCAGACAACTTTAATCTTCACAGTAGGATCACAGCGCGTTGTGACGATCGACCCACGCATTCGTTTCGGTATGGAAATTATCTTAATGGTCGTCTTTGCTGGAATTCTCTACCGCTGGCTATTCGGTGGGACTCGTCGCAGCCTACATCTAGTCATGCTGGTGGGTATTATCTTTGGGGTGCTGTTTCGCAGTATATCTGGGTTTATGCAGCGCATCATCGATCCAAACGAGTTTGCAATCCTGCAAGACATGCTCTTCGCCAGCTTCAACTCATTTGATCGCGAGCTTTTAGCCGTTTCCGTTGTGCTGATTGTCGGTGTCTCAGTCATGCTATGGCGTATCCGGCACACATTCGATGTTCTGGCCTTGGGCCGCGATATGGCGATTAACTTGGGTGTGAACTACTACCAGACTGTCTCAATTATCTTAATCGGGGTTACAGCGCTGGTAGCCATCTCAACAGCACTTGTTGGTCCAGTCACCTTCTTTGGGCTGTTAGTCGCTAACCTTGCTTACCAGATTGTTGGGTCACACAAGCATGTGTGGATTTTGCCCTGCGCGATCTTATTAGCCATGTTATCGCTCATCGGCGGTCAAATAATTGTTGAGCGCGTATTCTCCTTCAACACCAGCCTGAGTATTATCGTAGAGTTCCTTGGAGGCATTATGTTCATTTTCCTACTCATCCGGGAGTCCAGCCGATGA
- a CDS encoding ABC transporter permease: MKRLTLAIFVIAIFAVLSLFIGVSDVTPQTLLSNSEDGRALQVLLISRIPRTLAIILSGASMAIAGLIMQILARNNFVEPSTAGTVESASMGILFVTAFAPGMPLFGKMLVATIFALAGTALFLRILQQIPLRSVLIVPLVGMMLGGVISAITTFFAYRLELLQSLNAWMMGSFAGVLRGRYELLWISLILTLIAYIAADQFTVAGMGQDFTTNLGMNYNRVMTLGLIIVSMVTAVNVVTVGMIPFLGLVVPNVVRLTFGDNVRLAVPWIAVLGTGFVLICDMIGRIINFPYEIPISVVIGVIGSFIFLYLLLRRNARVA; this comes from the coding sequence ATGAAACGATTAACGTTAGCGATATTCGTTATTGCCATCTTTGCAGTGCTGAGCCTTTTTATCGGCGTCAGCGATGTGACACCACAGACTTTGTTATCTAATTCAGAAGATGGGCGAGCGCTGCAGGTCCTCCTCATCAGTCGGATTCCACGTACGCTCGCAATCATTCTGTCAGGCGCATCCATGGCGATTGCCGGTCTGATTATGCAGATTCTGGCACGCAATAATTTCGTCGAGCCGTCTACAGCTGGCACTGTTGAGTCAGCCAGCATGGGAATTCTATTTGTGACAGCCTTCGCGCCAGGTATGCCCCTCTTTGGCAAAATGCTTGTTGCGACAATTTTTGCACTGGCTGGAACAGCACTATTTTTGCGCATCTTACAGCAAATCCCTTTACGTTCAGTCCTGATCGTACCTCTTGTTGGGATGATGCTTGGTGGCGTCATAAGCGCCATTACGACCTTCTTCGCCTATCGATTGGAGCTACTTCAATCACTCAATGCTTGGATGATGGGTAGCTTCGCGGGTGTGTTACGTGGTCGATACGAGCTTCTCTGGATTTCTCTTATATTGACACTGATTGCTTATATTGCTGCCGATCAGTTTACTGTGGCGGGCATGGGGCAAGATTTCACGACGAACCTTGGGATGAATTACAACCGTGTCATGACGCTTGGGCTCATTATCGTCTCAATGGTCACAGCTGTGAACGTCGTCACAGTAGGAATGATTCCATTTCTGGGCCTAGTAGTGCCAAATGTCGTGCGACTGACCTTTGGTGATAATGTTCGGTTGGCTGTGCCCTGGATCGCTGTACTTGGTACAGGGTTTGTACTTATCTGCGATATGATTGGCCGTATCATCAACTTCCCCTATGAAATTCCGATAAGTGTTGTCATAGGTGTCATTGGCAGTTTTATCTTCCTCTACTTACTGCTGAGGAGGAACGCCCGTGTTGCCTAA
- a CDS encoding siderophore ABC transporter substrate-binding protein, translated as MFTNRVMNRQSSRFFARSAYTTLLVLALVFGATGILFAQDVEEVTITHNQGETVVPINPETVITFDLASLSTLNALGIEVAGVPDANYPESLSLYASEDIAKVGSLFEPDYELVNAMEPDLIIVAARSAAVYPQLSEIAPTIDLTADNTDYLNSQLHNAEILGQIFDKEEEVQAVWEDIAASVEAVNEVTAEAGTSLIVMTSGGEVTAYGPDSRFGWLHEELGFVPVIEDIEEATHGEAISFEFILEANPDWLIVIDRDVAIGQESEAAEQILDNELVAQTTAWQNDQVIYLDPTNLYLVMGGLGAIQETIDDIAVDLGIELDSDEEAVEEVTEETAEEAAEETPTEEATEESSE; from the coding sequence ATGTTTACTAATCGAGTTATGAATCGTCAAAGTTCACGCTTTTTTGCACGTAGCGCCTACACAACGCTATTGGTCCTGGCACTCGTATTTGGTGCAACCGGCATTCTTTTTGCGCAGGATGTCGAAGAAGTTACCATCACTCACAATCAGGGAGAAACCGTCGTCCCTATTAACCCCGAGACGGTGATCACATTTGACTTAGCCAGCCTAAGCACACTCAATGCCCTTGGGATTGAAGTCGCTGGTGTACCAGATGCCAATTACCCTGAGAGTCTGTCCCTGTATGCGAGCGAGGATATCGCAAAAGTCGGATCATTGTTTGAGCCGGATTACGAGTTAGTCAACGCTATGGAGCCAGACCTAATCATCGTGGCAGCGCGTTCAGCTGCTGTCTATCCACAATTGTCAGAAATTGCGCCTACGATTGATCTAACTGCTGACAACACAGATTATCTCAACAGCCAACTTCACAATGCGGAAATTCTGGGCCAGATCTTCGATAAAGAAGAAGAAGTTCAAGCCGTCTGGGAAGATATCGCAGCCAGCGTCGAGGCTGTCAATGAAGTCACTGCAGAAGCAGGTACATCGCTTATTGTGATGACCAGTGGTGGCGAGGTCACAGCATATGGCCCTGATTCTCGCTTTGGATGGCTGCACGAAGAACTGGGTTTCGTACCTGTTATTGAAGATATCGAAGAAGCCACCCATGGCGAAGCCATTTCCTTCGAATTCATCCTGGAAGCCAACCCTGATTGGCTTATCGTCATCGACCGGGACGTTGCTATTGGTCAGGAATCGGAAGCTGCTGAGCAAATACTGGACAATGAATTGGTTGCACAAACTACGGCATGGCAAAACGACCAGGTCATCTATCTCGACCCAACAAACCTGTACTTGGTTATGGGTGGTCTCGGCGCTATTCAGGAAACTATCGACGATATCGCAGTTGATTTAGGCATTGAACTTGATAGCGATGAAGAAGCTGTTGAGGAAGTGACTGAGGAGACTGCTGAGGAAGCTGCCGAAGAAACACCAACAGAAGAAGCAACCGAGGAAAGCAGCGAATAA
- a CDS encoding ParA family protein — protein MSQTKIDTTKIFAWMGRKGGIGKTTGATTLASKLALQGFNTLLVDADGQGNASSTVGIEPYDGFASLVLEDVEWSDVLSLVPESFAGPGLRFDILSAAELQSEVEHADYNLVTQAIYERFQELNGIYDVIVVDTSPSITAIHTAFYYTADYILLPTMNEDDSIGSLARSIAYISKASAQASQQPGAPAVAQILGIVPQKISMRFLADRLMYRHLQQFYGAHYNVLPPVMRRAAWRSARTLTQSIWTAEVPGATAARGEFEPVARLVTSLLNPTQINPAQEVVS, from the coding sequence ATGTCTCAAACCAAGATCGACACAACCAAGATCTTCGCCTGGATGGGTCGCAAAGGTGGCATCGGTAAAACCACCGGCGCGACAACACTGGCGAGTAAGCTGGCCCTTCAAGGCTTCAATACGCTGCTCGTCGATGCGGATGGTCAGGGCAATGCCAGCAGCACCGTCGGCATCGAGCCTTATGATGGTTTCGCGTCCCTCGTCCTGGAAGATGTCGAATGGAGCGATGTCCTCTCGCTGGTGCCGGAGAGCTTCGCCGGGCCTGGCCTACGCTTCGATATCCTCAGCGCTGCCGAGCTTCAGAGCGAAGTTGAGCACGCCGACTACAATCTGGTGACGCAGGCCATCTATGAGCGCTTTCAGGAATTGAATGGCATCTATGATGTCATCGTCGTCGATACCTCGCCCTCCATTACCGCTATTCACACCGCGTTCTACTACACGGCAGATTACATTCTGCTGCCCACAATGAATGAAGACGACAGCATCGGCTCTCTGGCCCGCTCCATCGCCTATATCAGCAAAGCCAGTGCCCAGGCCAGCCAACAACCGGGTGCACCAGCCGTCGCTCAGATTCTGGGCATCGTCCCGCAGAAGATTTCAATGCGCTTCCTGGCTGACCGGCTGATGTACCGGCATCTGCAGCAGTTCTATGGCGCTCATTACAATGTGCTGCCGCCAGTGATGCGCCGAGCAGCCTGGCGCAGCGCCCGCACACTGACACAATCCATATGGACCGCCGAGGTACCTGGTGCCACGGCTGCCCGTGGTGAGTTCGAACCCGTTGCACGCCTGGTCACCAGCCTGCTCAATCCGACTCAGATCAATCCCGCCCAGGAGGTGGTCTCATGA
- a CDS encoding tyrosine-type recombinase/integrase: MVDAISYEDLVRFLGYCKQGRGVQARTLKAYTGYLRSFFGWCEAVGYIDRSPARALTSPKYIEPPKTVLGVPVAHLRQMLDFTEQASPRNYAILLFMMVTGCRVSATSNLLCGNLDLQQGSALVFEKGQRWVTYEFDELTAGALSNWLVQRPNAKHDYVWTGPGPKYVQFRATGIRKMLSDLCVRLRLPHYTPHQLRHSVGEIIANHDHSELAVATALNHKNLQSARIYMPQRIQRTRVMRREIESTLYPERAAKGKTELQETVAVKT, encoded by the coding sequence ATGGTCGATGCCATTTCATATGAAGACCTGGTGCGCTTTCTGGGGTATTGCAAGCAAGGACGTGGCGTGCAAGCCAGAACATTGAAGGCTTATACAGGCTATCTGCGATCCTTTTTTGGCTGGTGTGAAGCCGTGGGGTATATAGATCGAAGTCCAGCGCGCGCATTGACATCCCCTAAATACATCGAACCGCCAAAGACGGTGTTGGGCGTTCCAGTGGCTCACTTACGGCAAATGCTGGATTTCACGGAGCAAGCCAGTCCTCGGAACTATGCCATCTTGTTGTTCATGATGGTGACGGGATGCCGAGTGAGCGCGACCAGCAATTTGCTGTGTGGGAACTTGGACTTGCAGCAGGGGAGTGCACTGGTGTTCGAGAAAGGCCAACGCTGGGTGACGTACGAATTCGACGAATTGACAGCCGGTGCGTTATCGAACTGGCTGGTGCAGCGACCAAACGCGAAGCATGATTACGTATGGACAGGTCCCGGACCCAAATACGTCCAGTTCCGAGCGACAGGAATCCGTAAGATGCTGTCGGATCTATGCGTACGGTTGAGGCTGCCCCACTATACGCCGCATCAGTTGAGACACAGCGTAGGGGAGATCATTGCCAATCATGATCATAGTGAGTTGGCGGTGGCGACTGCCCTAAACCACAAGAATCTACAGAGTGCCCGTATATATATGCCACAACGTATTCAGCGCACACGTGTCATGAGGCGAGAGATTGAGTCGACCCTGTATCCAGAGCGGGCTGCAAAGGGCAAAACGGAGCTCCAGGAGACTGTGGCCGTGAAGACGTAA
- a CDS encoding TadE/TadG family type IV pilus assembly protein, which translates to MKLTILQTILKTLDGTPSHVQSRHQLGQSLVEMAFVTPLLLMMVVGVVEIGYYANNYLNLMEVTRIGARTGTVLVGDQSPLEWDDGASLHKNVLYHMGVQEYAGRSNDDTSPLPDPPPTRDNRYNLSEQARDCGDYDGFYEYIACSMLDSLDPIELKIGERPVTNQDGATENKDWIDDIVISVFALQAINNDDPLNWIADPLVYSRTHNFETGDTVGKYPKGPSVIVVGRYPTNANECNMGVVDGAESPLNGRMPFDFYNYGVQNRTRSIDGVVRDIELFQEDTGPEYQRGFVWTGQYKVEEKVENDMGAELDSVCWGSNFSIEEVEQRMNAYNFIPVDDTSDLDEERRLYLPSEGLVLVEMMWNHQLLLDMPFYDTLVKMFGDTQDIRIMVWAAFPVPTVEPNIVFDLR; encoded by the coding sequence ATGAAGCTGACCATTTTGCAAACAATATTAAAAACACTTGATGGAACGCCTTCTCATGTCCAGTCGCGTCACCAACTGGGTCAAAGTTTGGTAGAAATGGCATTTGTTACGCCGTTGCTCCTGATGATGGTGGTTGGCGTTGTTGAAATTGGTTATTATGCTAATAATTATCTGAATTTAATGGAAGTTACACGGATTGGTGCTCGTACTGGTACGGTCCTCGTTGGTGATCAGAGCCCACTTGAATGGGATGATGGAGCGAGCTTACACAAAAATGTACTTTATCATATGGGCGTGCAAGAATATGCTGGCCGCTCGAATGACGATACTAGCCCCCTGCCAGACCCCCCGCCGACACGCGACAATCGTTACAATTTAAGTGAACAGGCTCGCGATTGTGGGGACTACGATGGCTTCTATGAATATATTGCTTGTTCAATGCTTGATTCGCTTGATCCAATTGAATTGAAAATAGGGGAACGCCCCGTTACGAATCAGGATGGGGCGACGGAGAACAAAGATTGGATTGACGACATCGTCATTTCTGTATTTGCTTTACAGGCAATTAATAATGATGATCCACTCAACTGGATTGCGGATCCTCTCGTCTACTCCCGGACACATAATTTTGAAACAGGCGACACCGTAGGGAAGTATCCCAAAGGCCCATCTGTTATTGTTGTCGGACGTTACCCGACTAATGCAAATGAATGTAACATGGGGGTTGTAGATGGTGCAGAGAGCCCGCTAAATGGTCGTATGCCTTTTGATTTTTACAATTATGGCGTTCAAAATCGGACAAGATCGATTGATGGTGTTGTGCGGGATATTGAACTGTTTCAAGAAGATACAGGGCCTGAGTATCAGCGTGGGTTTGTCTGGACAGGTCAGTATAAAGTCGAAGAAAAAGTAGAAAATGATATGGGCGCTGAGTTGGATAGCGTCTGTTGGGGATCTAACTTTTCGATAGAAGAAGTCGAACAGAGGATGAATGCTTATAATTTTATCCCCGTGGACGATACATCTGATCTTGATGAAGAACGTCGACTTTATCTCCCTAGCGAGGGTCTCGTTCTTGTTGAAATGATGTGGAACCATCAGTTACTTCTTGATATGCCATTCTATGACACGTTAGTAAAGATGTTTGGTGATACCCAGGATATACGTATTATGGTCTGGGCAGCATTCCCAGTACCAACCGTAGAACCAAATATCGTGTTTGATCTTCGGTAA
- a CDS encoding TadE/TadG family type IV pilus assembly protein, with product MRRLFPTPIRKWMRRHEKGQSLILLAIAFMALIAFVGITADVAILFARYSQLSRAVDSAAIAAANQMREDREYPHVRLAATQFIEFYGLDPEEVDVQYCETLPVDMQTPGDDELCTEDQRKLVRVTARITVDTIFGGLPFWPDRIELEASSVSETAALDVILILDVSESMLRYTTVEDWAGVGQGAIYRPPTINEILTRIGNNTSRTQLMQTGYGGNGPDRALLHLPQNQVNAKLSYKGDGVNEAGTEQYFDVVVDLDYFSAQMGERQTQPRDECRVRFFPGSYLSGIDSFLGYYDDTTATYAGLSDLYQKAGLTYTTNRFEGFVPTYNFYGCCNDPNGDWNFDDLICQPFLQAREATDQFLDRIDFMRGDRVAFVTFDRSAFLLNPYGIPVVGGVPRADLRQSAMIDNLDDAKAVVQNLVGVRSEPNFYVYEPNTYTEGAVNARTAGWVPNVYAAGLDENGESIVFNPEYNSTYTPGAASNSEAYNYPVRGNCPFMNAVLPGSLSLFGESLLRITNPLGSEWNNYVDSSLSSGGKYIVETDPRKANLAMSYEYWSSCRGTNIGAALRVANNALVDPDTIRTEGVWIMVLLSDGGAGASDAVRRNGDKVKNSDPYLDVNGDATLFGKEGDYGFFGVCPYGTPSRTAELMHPGDDEPEATFPHCSDESWYSRHRCDFRPLRVAQGEDSAMQDSEYVTYGTVGGPSSPEDELQWNLDRNNLYDIDIGQPTQCDVGYYDVDDYARDWADVIGLQQIVGSGQEAQLPTIFTIGFGLEYPEREAANGRLLNIDSQSDSVEICSRNPADCLGEMLLRYIADVGDNNYLDNDYYQDLMFNDVGDYAGSLDLNYNNEGTAGDPRGYGERGPCQTEFGYSFTDYDTNNDGLSPSEKAVQREMLPPQVSCGNYYFAPDGNELRFVFDDIASRMYTRLAR from the coding sequence ATGAGACGATTGTTCCCAACACCAATTCGGAAGTGGATGAGGCGACACGAAAAAGGCCAATCGCTGATTTTATTAGCGATTGCTTTTATGGCTCTCATTGCTTTTGTGGGTATTACAGCTGATGTGGCTATTTTGTTTGCACGTTATAGTCAATTATCTCGCGCTGTTGATAGTGCGGCAATTGCGGCTGCCAATCAGATGCGTGAAGATCGTGAATACCCCCATGTGCGCCTTGCTGCGACTCAATTCATTGAGTTTTATGGCCTGGATCCTGAAGAGGTCGATGTTCAATATTGCGAGACGTTACCTGTTGATATGCAAACGCCAGGTGATGATGAACTGTGTACAGAAGATCAGCGTAAGCTTGTTCGTGTCACAGCGCGCATCACGGTTGATACTATCTTTGGGGGATTACCATTCTGGCCTGATCGCATTGAGCTAGAAGCTTCGTCTGTTTCCGAGACAGCGGCATTGGACGTCATCCTGATCTTGGATGTTTCCGAATCGATGCTGCGTTATACAACCGTTGAGGACTGGGCAGGCGTCGGTCAGGGCGCAATTTATCGCCCGCCAACGATCAATGAAATTCTCACTAGAATTGGTAACAATACATCACGTACCCAGCTTATGCAAACGGGGTACGGTGGTAATGGGCCGGATAGAGCTCTGCTTCATCTACCTCAAAATCAGGTTAATGCAAAGTTATCCTATAAAGGGGATGGCGTTAACGAGGCTGGTACCGAGCAATATTTTGATGTTGTCGTGGATCTGGATTACTTTTCCGCTCAGATGGGGGAGCGTCAAACACAGCCGCGTGACGAATGCCGTGTCCGTTTCTTCCCTGGTAGTTATCTGTCAGGTATTGATAGCTTCTTGGGCTATTACGACGATACGACTGCAACCTATGCAGGTTTATCAGACCTCTATCAAAAAGCTGGACTTACCTATACGACCAATCGCTTCGAGGGATTTGTTCCGACCTATAATTTCTATGGTTGCTGTAACGATCCCAATGGCGACTGGAATTTTGATGATCTCATTTGCCAGCCATTTTTGCAGGCTCGTGAGGCAACCGATCAATTCCTGGATCGCATCGATTTTATGCGTGGCGACCGAGTGGCTTTCGTCACATTTGATCGTAGTGCCTTTCTCTTGAATCCATATGGTATCCCCGTTGTGGGTGGCGTACCGCGTGCAGATCTTCGTCAGTCTGCGATGATTGACAATCTGGATGACGCTAAAGCTGTTGTGCAAAACTTGGTGGGCGTGCGCTCGGAGCCTAACTTCTACGTCTATGAGCCAAATACCTATACAGAAGGTGCTGTCAACGCGCGTACCGCTGGTTGGGTGCCCAATGTCTATGCGGCTGGCCTGGATGAAAATGGTGAATCCATTGTATTTAACCCAGAATATAACAGTACCTACACGCCAGGTGCGGCAAGTAATTCTGAAGCCTACAACTATCCAGTACGTGGCAACTGCCCATTTATGAACGCCGTCTTGCCAGGTTCACTTTCGTTATTTGGCGAAAGTCTACTCAGAATTACAAATCCATTGGGATCAGAGTGGAATAACTATGTGGATTCCAGTTTGAGTAGTGGTGGCAAATATATCGTAGAAACAGATCCCCGCAAAGCAAACCTTGCCATGTCTTATGAATACTGGTCATCTTGCCGAGGAACAAACATTGGCGCGGCTTTGCGTGTCGCCAACAATGCTCTGGTAGATCCAGATACCATTCGTACAGAAGGGGTTTGGATTATGGTGTTGCTGAGTGATGGCGGTGCCGGTGCAAGCGATGCTGTACGTCGTAATGGGGATAAAGTTAAAAATTCAGACCCTTACCTTGATGTGAATGGCGATGCAACGTTGTTCGGTAAAGAAGGTGATTATGGCTTTTTCGGTGTTTGCCCCTATGGGACGCCAAGCCGGACTGCAGAATTGATGCATCCAGGTGATGATGAGCCAGAAGCGACTTTCCCCCATTGTTCTGATGAAAGCTGGTACTCGCGCCATCGTTGTGATTTCCGTCCCTTACGCGTTGCCCAGGGCGAAGACAGTGCCATGCAAGATTCGGAATACGTGACATATGGTACCGTTGGTGGGCCATCGTCTCCAGAAGACGAGTTGCAATGGAATCTTGATCGCAATAATCTCTACGACATTGATATAGGCCAGCCAACGCAATGCGATGTCGGGTATTATGATGTCGATGATTATGCTCGTGACTGGGCTGATGTGATTGGACTGCAACAAATTGTAGGGTCTGGCCAGGAAGCGCAACTGCCGACGATTTTCACGATTGGTTTTGGTCTGGAATACCCAGAGCGAGAAGCGGCAAACGGACGGTTGCTGAATATTGATTCCCAGTCGGATTCAGTTGAGATTTGCAGCCGCAATCCTGCTGACTGTTTGGGTGAGATGCTCCTGCGATACATTGCTGACGTCGGTGACAATAACTACCTCGATAATGACTATTATCAGGACCTTATGTTCAATGATGTTGGGGATTATGCAGGTAGCTTGGATCTGAATTATAACAATGAGGGCACGGCGGGGGACCCACGCGGCTATGGTGAGCGTGGCCCATGCCAGACGGAATTTGGATATTCCTTCACAGATTACGATACCAATAACGATGGGCTTTCTCCTAGCGAAAAGGCTGTGCAGCGAGAAATGCTGCCGCCGCAGGTGAGTTGTGGTAACTACTACTTCGCACCGGATGGTAATGAGTTGCGCTTTGTGTTCGATGATATCGCATCTCGTATGTATACACGGTTGGCACGTTAG